A region from the Variovorax sp. RKNM96 genome encodes:
- a CDS encoding molybdopterin-binding protein, protein MKISARNVLSGKVISIVRGPVTTEVTLEIAPGVQVVSTITSSSAQSLNLTEGGSAYAVIKASSVMVGTD, encoded by the coding sequence ATGAAAATCAGCGCCCGCAATGTCCTGTCCGGCAAGGTCATCTCCATCGTCCGCGGCCCGGTGACGACCGAGGTCACGCTGGAAATCGCACCCGGCGTGCAGGTCGTATCGACCATCACCAGCAGCTCCGCGCAATCGCTCAACCTCACCGAGGGCGGCTCGGCCTATGCGGTGATCAAGGCTTCGAGCGTGATGGTCGGCACCGACTGA
- a CDS encoding DUF2325 domain-containing protein gives MQNPPFRRLASANTAPATLDGPALQHAASCCEPPEGDDETPNGRIRLLDLDTNFYCSVIGTCLTTAELRKLIARFADVQGASDLHIHHEAVRMATQNPIVTKALQKALDHRHAAAIQRLSTLHDVQALTAHWEEALHQGEIPGSYWAVLMHRRATAELRNRAFGDIHMLSHLVGAANRADIRRLAALERDNLELRDRLDRHQLRSQELIEERDKSILHLKQELIDASRARAMASASTAGDVSTRARLEETEKAAVLIAVQTERRERAEQASAFAATEVARLTEELEHLRAHAVALGRELGAAETQLKMHAGEGVSNAQLDQQLQGRRVLYVGGRPSSAPAIRDLVQRHGGEFRRHGGALEDRSGLLAAAVSWAEVVVFPVDCIDHESVDNLKRLCTRQQVRYLPLRSAGIASFAAAFSNPPVEDAGEADTSSSPICPRHG, from the coding sequence ATGCAAAATCCGCCTTTCAGACGCCTGGCCTCCGCCAACACGGCCCCTGCGACACTCGACGGACCCGCGCTGCAGCACGCCGCGAGCTGTTGCGAACCACCGGAAGGCGACGACGAAACGCCGAACGGCCGTATCCGTCTCCTGGACCTGGACACGAACTTCTACTGCTCGGTGATCGGCACCTGCCTGACCACCGCCGAGCTGCGCAAGCTCATCGCACGCTTCGCGGACGTGCAGGGCGCGAGCGACCTGCACATCCACCATGAAGCGGTGCGGATGGCCACACAGAACCCCATCGTCACCAAGGCGTTGCAGAAAGCGCTGGACCACCGGCATGCCGCCGCCATCCAGCGCCTGTCGACCCTGCATGACGTCCAGGCGCTCACCGCGCACTGGGAAGAAGCGCTGCACCAGGGCGAGATTCCGGGTTCGTACTGGGCGGTGCTCATGCACCGCAGGGCCACGGCCGAATTGCGCAACCGGGCCTTTGGGGACATCCACATGCTGTCGCACCTGGTGGGCGCTGCAAACCGTGCCGATATCCGCCGCCTCGCGGCCCTGGAGCGCGACAACCTCGAGTTGCGCGACCGGCTGGACCGCCACCAGCTTCGCTCGCAGGAGCTGATCGAGGAGCGCGACAAAAGCATCCTGCATCTGAAGCAGGAGTTGATCGATGCCTCCAGGGCCCGCGCGATGGCTTCCGCCTCCACGGCGGGCGACGTTTCAACGCGCGCCCGCCTCGAGGAAACCGAAAAGGCGGCGGTCCTGATCGCGGTGCAGACCGAACGGCGGGAACGCGCCGAGCAAGCCTCTGCGTTCGCGGCCACCGAAGTGGCCCGGCTCACCGAGGAGCTCGAACACCTGCGCGCGCACGCGGTGGCGCTGGGCCGCGAACTCGGCGCGGCCGAGACGCAGCTGAAAATGCATGCGGGCGAGGGCGTGTCCAACGCCCAGCTCGACCAGCAGTTGCAAGGGCGGCGCGTTCTCTACGTCGGCGGCCGGCCCAGTTCCGCACCGGCGATCCGCGACCTGGTGCAGCGGCACGGCGGTGAATTTCGGCGGCATGGCGGCGCGCTCGAGGACCGAAGCGGCCTGCTGGCGGCCGCAGTCTCGTGGGCGGAGGTGGTGGTTTTCCCGGTCGACTGCATCGACCATGAATCGGTCGACAACCTCAAGCGCCTGTGCACGCGCCAGCAGGTGCGCTACCTGCCGCTGCGCAGTGCCGGCATTGCGTCGTTTGCCGCGGCGTTCTCGAATCCTCCGGTCGAAGATGCGGGCGAGGCAGACACCTCCAGCAGCCCGATCTGCCCCCGGCACGGATGA